The genomic segment GGTCGACTGGTTAAGGGCAGGTCGACTGGTTAATGGCAGGTCGACTGGTTGAAGGCTGGTCGACTGGTTAAGGGCAGGTCGACTGGTTAAGGGCTGGTCGCCTGGTTAAGGGCAGGTCGACTGGATAAGGGCAAGGTCGACTGGTTAAGGGCAGGTCGACTGGTTACGGGCTGGTCGGCTGGTTAAGGGGAAGGTTGGCTGGTTAAGGGGAAGGTCGACTGGCTAAGGTCAGGTCGACTGGTTAAGGGCAGGTTGACTGGTTAAGGGCAGGTCAACTGGTTAAGGGCTGGTGGGCTGGTTAAGGGTCAGGTCGACTGGTTAAGGGCAGGTCGACTGGTTAAGGGCTGGTCGGCTGGTTGAAGGCTGGTCGACTGGTTAAGGGCAGGTCGACTGGTTAAGGGCTGGTCGACTGGTTAAGGGCAGGTCGACTGGTTAAGGGCAAGGTTGACTGGTTAAGGGCAGGTCGACTGGTTACGGGCTGGTCGGCTGGTTAAGGGGAAGGTCGGCTGGTTAAGGGGAAGGTTGACTGGCTAAGGTCAGGTCGACTGGTTAAGGGCAGGTTGACTGGTTAAGGGCAGGTCAACTGGTTAAGGGATGGTCGGCTGGTTAAGGGTCAGGTCGACTGGTTAAGGGCAAGGTCAACTGGTTAAGGGCAGGTCGACTGGTTAAGGGCAGGTCAACTGGTTAAGGGCTGGTCGGCTGGTTAAGGGCAAGGTCGACTGGCTACGGGCAGGTCGACTGGTTAAGGGTAGGTCGACTGGTTAAGGGTCAGGTTGGCTGGTTAATGGCTGGTCGACTGGTTAAGGGCAGGTCGACTGGTTAAGGGCAGGTCGACTGGTTAAGGCAGCACTGCAGTGTTATTTGAGTCAGACAGAATGGGCAGaggcaatataataataataattataataataataataataattataataataattataataataataataatataatacccCTGAGCAGACAGGATAAAAGAAagtgttttttaatataaaaaacatacaatctaCAACAGCGGACCTTTGCAAAGGATTCTGCTTCACAGTAAAAGAGCTTTGAAGACTTTGAAGAGGAACTTATAAAAGAAAATTTGGAAGTCAATGCCAGTTTTGTTGTTAGAAAAGTGTCCATTATTTCAATAGTGCTTCCAATGAGTGTCACACCGGATATACAGTCTGGGATGAGAAGAATAGTTCCTCAATCTTAAGCAGTAGAAGAATGGTCTGGTACCATTCTAATGTACTTACCACGATATGATGCAGTGTTTGTACTTTTATATGAGGCTGAAGATTACCAACTGTATGTTTATCAACCAGTAGCTTGCCCATTATAcagacataacataacatactaTTGTGCCCATAAAATAAATGCATGTAGAAACTGAGAAGTAATGAACAGCGACTCCTTAAACAAGGGCAGCATGTTAACAGAGAACAGCGACTCCCTTAAGGGCAGCATGTTACCAGAGAACAGCGACTCCCTTAAGGGCAGCATGTTACCAGAGAACAGCGACTCCCTTAAGGGCAGCATGTTAACAGAGAACAGCGACTCCCTTAAGGGCAGCATGTTACCAGAGAACAGCGACTCCCTTAAGGGCAGCATGTTAACAGAGAACAGCGACTCCCTTAAGGGCAGCATGTTACCAGAGAACAGCGACTCCCTTAAGGGCAGCATGTTAACAGAGAACAGCGACTCCCTTAAGGGCAGCATGTTACCAGAGAACAGCGACTCCCTTAAGGGCAGCATGCATGAGGATTCAGCAACCGCTGATGGAAAGGGTTCACTTCATCCCTGCTGGAGACTTTCCATCTCACGTATCAAACAGAATAAATGAATGACATCAGCACATCACAGAGCCCTCTTACAGCTGTGGTCTAATGAATGACATCAGTAAATCACAGAGCCCTCCTACAGTCTAATGAATGAGGCAGATTAGGAAGCACATTATGTCGTCCTTCCCGAAGTTATATTTAGTGTATGGAAAAtgtttgcttttctcagtcttgaatgaataaattaaaacaGCTGTTATTTTTGTGAATGTAACAATGTATGTCATCAGCATAATCAAGTTAAACAAGATAAATTGGCCTCAACCCATTTGAATAAAGTAAAAGCCGCACCAATTACAAAGGACTAGCAATAAGACATTTCAATGCATGAGCACGTGTGTGACAAGGCGAATGTCTTTAAGGACCGTTGGGTTGAATCATTCGACAGACGCTCAGATCGACGCAGATACAAACCGGTTGACATACGTAGGAGCCTGGAGTAGCTCCACGTTATCTCCTGTTCCACCACATTGAGCAGAACCAGACACATTCAAACTGAAGAGAACAAAGGCAAGAAGGAAAAAATGGTATAGGGCCTTCCGTTTTCCCCCTGGAAATAATTTACCCAGGCGCCCTTTGGAGCTAATGCCAACATCTCAGGCGCTCCTTTGAGCTAATGCTAACATCTCAGGCGCTCCTTTGAGCTAATGCTAACATCTCAGGCGCTCCTTTGAGCTAATGCCAACATCTCAGGCACTCCTTTGAGCTAATGCTAACTTCTCAGGAGCTCCTTGGAGATAAGCCTAACATCGCAGGTGCTTCTTGCTTGACATGTCATTCCAGATGCGGTGCATCTCCTCCGGGGAGATCTGGTGGACGGTGAAGACGCGACGGTACCGGCACAGACTGTACGCCATCTTCCAGTGGTTGAAGCCACTGTTCTGGTACGGATGGACGCCCAGCTTGCGCAGACACAGGCCAACGTACACGTCCTCCAGGTGGATCAGCCTGGTGTGCAGCGAAGTCTTGAAGATAAGTTCGGCCACGTCCGCCGAGAACACGTAGCCCGTGCCCGAGCAGAAGGGCGGGTACTTGCTGTCTGGGTACAGGTCCCTGGGCATGTACCACTTACTGCGCATGTCCCGGATCGGACCCCCGTTGATGACGTAGCCTGTGAAGTACCTCCGCCGGGGCTTGGTGGTGGGCTTGAGGAGCTTGTAGATCAGGTTGTCCATGTTGACGAAGATGTCGCTGTCTGTCTTCAGGATGTACTGGGCCTTGGGGCAGTAGGTGGACACCCAGCGCATGCCCATCATGGTCTTCAGCGTCAGGTTGTGGTATGAGTCCACGAAGTCCTCCACCACGATGTCGTGGAAGATCTGGCTCTCCTGCTCCACCATCTGGTTCAGGATAGCGTCAGTGTTCCTGCCCAGCAGGAAGAGCGTGACGATGCGGACGTCGCCGAAGGAGCCCTCGTCGCCCCAGGTCTCCCGGATGGCCTGCCGGGCGTCAAACTCCTtgtgggtggtgctgatgaGGATCACCAGGAAGGGGGGAACCTCCTCGCACTTCTTTGGCTCATTGATGACGAAGCGGAAGGCGTGGGGGTTGAGGGGCCGTGTGTGGATGTTGCTGAAGGTCTCGTTCCTGGGCGGCTTCGGGGCCTTGCGGATTGGGATGTGCATCTGGCCCACGTAGGTGGAGGACGGGCGCGAGATGCTCAGATACCACAGAGCACTCGCCCAGCAGACCACCGTCAGAAGGTACAAACACGAGACCTTGGAAGGCATTATGCAGCATCTAGATGGGCTTTGAGTGCATTTGATGTTTACTAGGAAGGTTGTTTTCTATTGTAGCTCCATGGCTGGGAGAGGCCGCCCTCTGCTGCTCCAGGGCCGCTGGACACTCATCCTCAGAGATGGATTACTCTCGGGAGAAGCGATAAGGTTTTGCTTTTTAATGCAAAGCCATTTAATGTTGTATAGACGTCCAGTTCCTTCATGTGACACCCCTGAACCTCCATTTATATCtggaaagaaagaaggagggaCAGATTACTGTATCAATATTTTAGAAATTAATTTGCTAAAAGTTATGAATAAGTTAGAAAAAAGTACTGCTACAGTTTGAACACAACAGATAAAACGATATAATGTTGCTGTAACCCTAACTTTAACTTAAGGCTATTGTAACAAAATTATGTAAAATAGACTTAATGAAACTTAACCATATTGTACCTTTATGACATGGTATGCTTTACCTTTGTCCTGACTGTAATCCAATTATGAAATTATGCCTTTAACTTTATGAAATGGTATCTAGTAATATGTTACTATGTTGGATTATGCAAACCTGAAATGTGCTAGGGTGAGTGCCACTACCACagttaaggttaaggttaatTCAGAAGCTACCtcaaatatacatttaaaaagcattcATTTTGTCCACCCTTTGAAGGGTGGAGGACCACTAATGTATTCTAATGTAGTTTGGTTTACTTTAAGATAACTAATGTAGACctaatgtcgtttttttttaccttgagTTAACTAATGTAGACCTAATGTAGTTTTGTTTACCTTAAGATAACTAATGTAGACCTAATGTAGTCTGGTTTACCTTAAGATAACTAATGTAGACCGAATATAGTCTGGTTTACCTTAAGAGAACTAATGTAGACCTAATGTAGTCTGGTTTACCTTAAGATAACTAATGTAGACCTAATGTAGTCTGGTTTACCTTAAGATAACTAATGTAGACCGAATATAGTCTGGTTTACCTTAAGAGAACTAATGTATTCTAATAGACTGGGTAGCCCTggccattctgccggcgatttaagttcgccctgcagaaggccctggagaagagcaatacatttctttctgctacccatacgtttttgcgggagcctaTCACCAAGCTGGATTTCCCCCCTGGCGCGCTGTTGGCTGGTTTAAAATAATAGCGACAGGAAatcgacggcaagcagccaattccgtacagagtcatttgaactaggcccattgatGACGCCTcctgtgctgaagaaaatgacagcagcttccaaAGACCAACGTGCAAACTACGATTGAgattggtctggcaatagctaGGCTAGTATTCTAATGTAATCTAGTTTACCTTAAGATAACTAATGTACACCTAATGTAGTCTGGGTTACCTTAAGATAACTAATGTATATCTAATGTAGTCTGGGTTACCTTAAATTAACTAATGTGTTCCTTATTTATCGGTATGATAACTATGTTTTacctttagggcatttagctgacgtttttatccaaagcgatttacaacggTTAGGAAACACATTgtcacaccgacggcagagtcaaccatgcaaggcgacagccagctcgtcgggagcagtcagggtgaggtgtcttgctcagggacacttcaacactcaaactagcaaccttccgattACCAGTCAACCTGTTCTACCTCATGAGCTAAGCCGATCCTTTACCAGTCTTGTTTATTTGTAAGTAATGTTTTGTACATGTAATTCGGAATACACGTTGATACAGGACAATCTGAGGCCTCTGCAACAAAAGCTAActattaaaatattaaataattcaACAAATACTCAATAGAGCAGTGGATTTAACCCTCCAGGTTGTAGCAAAGGGTTCTGCCGGCCCCATGACAGGAAACAGAGCGCTACAGCGGGCACTGGACAGGGTAGCATGCCCGGGGGTAAACAGAGCTAATGCTACAAGGTGAGAGTCTCCTCCGCTGTATGGGGGCGACTCACTGCCAATGGAGCAACAATACAATGCACTGGGGATGGTTGGCTGATCCAAAGGACGGGCGTGATAAGCCCTCCTTTCAGAGCAGTGCTACGAGGCCCGAGGTCCGAGGCAGCCTGAGGGGCAAGCTGGCAGAGCCGCTTGGCCGCTGACTCCTTCTTCACACTAGTCTAGGGTAAGggctagggttaaccctaaccgcaCTAGTCTAGGGTAAGGGCTAGGGTTAACCCCAACCGCACTAGTCTAGGGTAAGGGCTAGGGTTGACCCTAACCGCACTAGTCTAGGGTAAGggctagggttaaccctaaccgcaCTAGTCTTGGGTAAGGGCTAGGGTTGACCCTAACCGCACTAGTCTAGGGTAAGggctagggttaaccctaaccgcaCTAGTCTAGGGTAAGggctagggttaaccctaaccgcaCCAGTCTAGGGTAAGggctagggttaaccctaaccgcaCTAGTCTTTAGCGGACGTCCTCTGAATAAAGCAGAGAAACATCAAGCCTCTCACATCTCTAGTCTTTAAGTTATCAGATTCATTTAACAGCCGTGCTAAGTAAGTATATGTAGCTTACACATGAGGAGCAGTTGGCATGGAAAGTGATTTCCTGAATATGTCTGATATATAGTATGTTATAGTATGGTATATAGTATGTTATAGTATGGTATATAGTATGTTATAGTATGGTATATAGTATGGTATATAGTATGGTATATAGTATGTTATAGTATGGTATATAGTATGTTATAGTATGGTGTATAGTATGTTATAGTATGGTGTATAGTATGGTATATAGTATGGTATATAGTATGGTATATAGTATGGTGTCTACTATAACAGCAGACTGTTCTGCTGCGTTTTCCAGAGGTTCTCCAAAGGTTGGCCAAACTATCAGCACCTGGAGAGCCTCAGAACTCAGAAGGAAACACCCTGTTAAGGTTAACCCATCAGCAGAGAATGATATATGCAACAAGAACGACACGTTTTTGGTTTCTGTCTTTTCAATCTACACATCCGTTTTATGCCCCAGGAGCCTGTGTGACTGCAGCGAACACGCCATTCGTTGAGACTTCCATGCTCACTACTGCAATCCATCCTGTCAACCATCTTAAAGGGCTTCATTATCAGCTGGTTTCACGTTGTGTTCCCAGAGGGTCTTCATTCAGTACAAACTGAAGGACAGGAGCTTGTTTCCTTCTTGCAAAAATCTCATAGGAATTGAAAAGGCACGCTTAATACGTGGTGGATCAAAAGAGGCCCACCCTAAACTTAACCTTCTACCATTACCTTATCTCAggcttaaccctaaccctctaccaTTACCTCAACTCAGgcttaacccttaaccctaaccctctaccaTTACCTCAACTCAGgcttaaccctaaccttaaccctctACCATTACCTACACTCAGGCTTAACGCTAACCTTAACCCTTTACCTTAGTGGCAGAGGCTCTACATTTTATTTGAGGTTATAAAGTTCAGCTCTTGCCCTAAACAGACCTGAATCAGGCGTCCTTTAGCTTCAACACTCTAGCTTCAAACATTCTGCAGGAGAGGAATGTTGGCTCAGAACTGCTTGGTTTGTTGACATTCTGCAGCTACTTTTCAAGGAGTTATTTTCTCACCTACTGAT from the Gadus macrocephalus chromosome 20, ASM3116895v1 genome contains:
- the b3galt1b gene encoding beta-1,3-galactosyltransferase 1, coding for MPSKVSCLYLLTVVCWASALWYLSISRPSSTYVGQMHIPIRKAPKPPRNETFSNIHTRPLNPHAFRFVINEPKKCEEVPPFLVILISTTHKEFDARQAIRETWGDEGSFGDVRIVTLFLLGRNTDAILNQMVEQESQIFHDIVVEDFVDSYHNLTLKTMMGMRWVSTYCPKAQYILKTDSDIFVNMDNLIYKLLKPTTKPRRRYFTGYVINGGPIRDMRSKWYMPRDLYPDSKYPPFCSGTGYVFSADVAELIFKTSLHTRLIHLEDVYVGLCLRKLGVHPYQNSGFNHWKMAYSLCRYRRVFTVHQISPEEMHRIWNDMSSKKHLRC